From Pseudomonas poae, the proteins below share one genomic window:
- a CDS encoding haloacid dehalogenase type II encodes MSFLRPKFITFDCYGTLTNFHMGTMTRELFADRIKPEQMDQFVKDFSAYRLDQVMGDWRPYDEILKTALARTCKRWGIDYREEGQLYYDAVPTWGPHADVPAGLSKIADKIPLVIFSNASDSQIMSNVDKLGAPFHKVFTAEQAQAYKPRLAAFEFMLDNLGCGPEDILHVSSSFRYDLMPAHDMKIKNKAFVARGHEVPANAFYGYQQITDIGGLPALVGL; translated from the coding sequence ATGAGCTTTCTTCGTCCCAAATTCATTACGTTCGACTGCTACGGTACGCTGACCAACTTCCATATGGGCACCATGACCCGCGAGCTGTTCGCCGATCGCATCAAGCCCGAACAGATGGACCAGTTCGTCAAAGACTTCTCGGCCTACCGCCTCGACCAAGTCATGGGCGACTGGCGCCCATACGACGAAATCCTCAAGACCGCCCTGGCCCGTACCTGCAAACGCTGGGGTATCGACTATCGCGAAGAAGGCCAGCTGTATTACGACGCCGTACCGACCTGGGGCCCCCATGCGGACGTGCCGGCCGGCCTGTCGAAGATCGCCGACAAGATTCCCCTGGTGATCTTCTCCAATGCCAGCGACAGTCAGATCATGTCCAACGTCGACAAGCTCGGCGCGCCGTTCCACAAGGTCTTCACCGCCGAACAGGCCCAAGCCTACAAGCCCCGCCTGGCGGCCTTTGAATTCATGCTCGACAACCTCGGCTGCGGCCCGGAAGACATCTTGCATGTGTCTTCAAGCTTCCGTTACGACTTGATGCCGGCCCATGACATGAAGATCAAAAACAAGGCCTTCGTTGCCCGTGGCCACGAAGTGCCGGCCAATGCGTTCTACGGTTACCAGCAGATCACCGATATCGGTGGGCTGCCGGCGCTGGTCGGTCTGTAA
- a CDS encoding ABC transporter substrate-binding protein, with protein MTDNKNTPELISGQESLRVFESLNRGMSRRNALQMLGVAGVAAAGAGSLFGAAGKLFADEAAAEGKGKPGGKIRVAGMSSSTADTLDPAKGALSTDYARHYMFYNGLTRFDKHLVPQLELAERIDNTDATVWTITLRKDVTFHNGKALTAADVVFSLNRHKDPLTGSKVMPLMEQFAEIKASGPNEVQIRLSAPNAELPSILAVSHLLIVPEGTADFNKGIGTGPFTVGEFKPGVRSIAVRNKNYWKPGLPYLDEIEFIAIADEPSRVNALLSGDVHMINEVNPRSTTRIAASAKHRVVDAPSGNYTDLIIRQDQLPGKSPEFTQAMKLLLDREQVKSAVFRGFAVVGNDHPIAPGSRYFNTDLPQTVYDPEKAKFLLKKAGMESITMPVMASPAATGSVDIAVLLQQSAKQAGLKLDVNRLPSDGYWSNHWMKHPLSFGNINPRPNADVMFSQFFQSKAPWNESGWQNDQFDQLLMLARGETDDAKRAKMYGDMQTLVHDHCGIGVPVFISNIDGVDQRVKGYGTNPLGGFMGYMFAEQVWLDA; from the coding sequence ATGACTGACAACAAAAACACACCCGAGCTCATCTCCGGCCAGGAGAGCCTGCGGGTGTTCGAAAGTCTCAACCGTGGCATGTCGCGCCGCAACGCCCTGCAAATGCTCGGTGTGGCCGGTGTCGCCGCCGCTGGCGCCGGCAGCCTGTTTGGCGCCGCCGGCAAGCTGTTCGCCGATGAAGCGGCCGCCGAGGGCAAAGGCAAGCCGGGCGGCAAGATCCGCGTGGCCGGCATGTCCAGCTCCACCGCCGACACCCTCGACCCGGCCAAGGGCGCGCTGTCCACCGACTACGCTCGCCACTACATGTTCTATAACGGCCTGACCCGCTTCGATAAGCACCTGGTGCCGCAGCTGGAATTGGCCGAGCGCATTGACAATACCGACGCCACCGTCTGGACCATCACCCTGCGCAAAGACGTGACCTTCCACAACGGCAAGGCCCTGACCGCCGCCGACGTGGTGTTCTCGCTGAACCGCCACAAAGACCCGCTGACCGGCTCCAAGGTCATGCCGCTGATGGAGCAGTTCGCCGAGATCAAGGCCAGCGGCCCGAACGAAGTGCAGATTCGCCTCAGCGCGCCCAACGCCGAGCTGCCGTCGATCCTGGCGGTGTCGCACCTGTTGATCGTCCCCGAGGGCACCGCCGATTTCAATAAAGGCATCGGTACCGGGCCGTTCACGGTGGGCGAGTTCAAGCCTGGCGTACGTTCGATTGCGGTACGCAACAAGAATTACTGGAAGCCCGGCCTGCCGTACCTCGACGAGATCGAATTCATCGCTATCGCCGACGAGCCGTCGCGGGTCAACGCGCTGCTGTCCGGCGACGTGCACATGATCAATGAGGTCAACCCGCGCTCCACCACGCGTATTGCTGCGAGTGCCAAACACCGGGTCGTGGATGCGCCGTCGGGCAACTACACTGACTTGATCATTCGCCAGGACCAGTTGCCCGGCAAAAGCCCGGAATTCACCCAGGCCATGAAGCTGCTGCTCGACCGTGAACAGGTCAAGTCCGCGGTGTTCCGTGGTTTTGCGGTGGTGGGCAACGATCACCCGATTGCGCCGGGTTCGCGCTACTTCAACACCGACTTGCCGCAAACGGTCTACGACCCGGAAAAGGCCAAGTTCCTGCTGAAGAAAGCTGGCATGGAAAGCATCACCATGCCCGTCATGGCCTCGCCGGCCGCCACCGGCTCGGTGGACATTGCGGTGCTGTTGCAGCAATCGGCGAAACAGGCCGGGCTCAAGCTTGACGTGAACCGCCTGCCCAGCGACGGCTACTGGTCCAACCACTGGATGAAGCACCCGTTGAGCTTCGGCAACATCAACCCACGGCCGAATGCCGACGTGATGTTCTCGCAGTTCTTCCAGTCCAAGGCGCCGTGGAACGAGTCCGGCTGGCAGAACGACCAGTTCGACCAGTTGCTGATGCTGGCCCGTGGCGAAACCGATGACGCCAAGCGCGCCAAGATGTATGGCGACATGCAGACCCTGGTGCACGACCACTGCGGTATCGGCGTGCCGGTGTTCATCAGCAACATCGATGGCGTCGACCAGCGCGTCAAAGGCTACGGCACCAACCCGCTGGGCGGTTTCATGGGCTACATGTTTGCCGAGCAGGTGTGGTTGGACGCTTGA